In a single window of the Caulobacter soli genome:
- a CDS encoding serine hydrolase domain-containing protein: MRPWISSLAFAAGLALASPGLAAPPPVPVAAAAAPDAALAARLDKVVDAALAEHRLVGTVVLVARDGKIVYHRAAGLADREAGRPMREDAIFRFSSVTKPFVSAAIMKLVENGVLNLDDPVTKWLPDFKPKLADGTTPVITLRQLLTHTSGLTYGLAETASHPYHQLGVSDGIDLSGLTLDENMRRLGQAPLAFPPGSAWRYSLAIDVLGSVAEKATGKPLSEVVAETVTQPLDLKDTGFVARDPARLTAAYYNAQPAPRRMTDNLDVPIGGTAVRFAPGRALDKTAFPSGGAGMVGSAGDVLTLLETLRQGGAPILKAATVTEMMKDQVGPQAATQGPGWGFGYGWAVLDDPAVAKTPQGVGTLAWGGVYGHNWFVDPKNRLTVVIMTDTAFEGMNGPFTTQVRDAVYGR, encoded by the coding sequence ATGCGTCCGTGGATCTCGAGCCTGGCCTTCGCCGCCGGCCTGGCGCTGGCCTCTCCGGGCCTGGCCGCGCCGCCGCCCGTGCCCGTCGCCGCCGCCGCCGCGCCCGACGCGGCCCTGGCGGCCCGGCTGGACAAGGTGGTCGACGCCGCTCTCGCCGAGCATCGGCTGGTCGGGACCGTCGTGCTGGTCGCTCGCGACGGCAAGATCGTCTACCACCGCGCGGCGGGCCTGGCCGATCGCGAGGCGGGCCGGCCGATGCGCGAGGACGCGATCTTCCGTTTCTCCTCGGTGACCAAGCCGTTCGTCAGCGCCGCGATCATGAAGCTGGTCGAGAATGGCGTGCTGAACCTCGACGATCCGGTGACCAAATGGCTGCCGGACTTCAAGCCCAAGCTGGCCGACGGGACCACCCCGGTCATCACCCTGCGCCAGCTGCTGACCCACACCAGCGGCCTGACCTACGGCCTGGCCGAGACGGCCTCGCACCCCTACCATCAGCTGGGCGTCTCCGACGGCATCGACCTGTCGGGCCTCACGCTGGACGAGAACATGCGCCGGCTGGGCCAGGCGCCCCTCGCCTTCCCGCCCGGCTCGGCCTGGCGCTATTCGCTGGCCATCGACGTGCTGGGCTCGGTGGCCGAGAAGGCGACCGGAAAGCCTTTGTCCGAAGTCGTCGCCGAAACGGTCACCCAGCCGCTGGACCTGAAGGACACCGGCTTTGTCGCGCGTGATCCGGCCCGCCTGACCGCGGCCTACTACAACGCCCAACCCGCCCCCAGGCGGATGACCGACAACCTGGACGTCCCGATCGGTGGCACCGCCGTGCGCTTCGCCCCGGGCCGCGCCCTGGACAAGACCGCCTTCCCCTCCGGCGGCGCGGGCATGGTCGGCTCGGCCGGCGACGTGCTGACCCTGCTGGAAACCCTGCGCCAGGGCGGCGCGCCGATCCTCAAGGCCGCGACCGTGACCGAGATGATGAAGGACCAGGTCGGCCCTCAGGCGGCGACGCAAGGGCCCGGCTGGGGCTTCGGCTATGGCTGGGCGGTGCTGGACGATCCCGCCGTCGCCAAGACCCCCCAGGGCGTGGGCACGCTGGCCTGGGGCGGCGTCTACGGCCACAACTGGTTCGTGGATCCCAAGAACCGCCTGACGGTGGTGATCATGACCGACACCGCGTTCGAAGGCATGAACGGCCCCTTCACGACCCAGGTTCGCGACGCCGTCTACGGCCGTTGA
- a CDS encoding amidase family protein, translating into MMSRRQGLTAAAAATIAAAASKAEAKPVTAASAPWTPDAVEIAGRIRRKEVSALEVTEKAVRDAEALQPKLGFLVTPDFDRAIDKAKRLDAGKAEAAGPFAGVPFLVKDLDDYVGLPTYSGSRAMLRNPPAKTQDGYVDCFDKAGLIVIGKSSTPEYGFLPTTEPEGFPPTRNPWNPAHSSGGSSGGAAVATAAGVTPFAHASDGGGSIRIPASNCGLFGLKPSRGRMVLGRPATRGIDLSVYHCVSHSVRDSATLLAATERHGDDKVFAPVGLVTGPDKRRLRVGLVVETMLGAQPHPEVRAAAENAAKLMQSLGHTVEPTTWPVDGPAFGQDFLALWASGAAELVDAVGKAIGRRPDDSLLEPFTLAMADLVGQMPPDGLRKAVANLTAAGQAYDRWFERYDVIVSPVLGLPPAPLGWVTGTVDIPTLTERLNAYVGYTTLHNVAGAASMSVPLHWTADGLPVGVQFGGRAGSERMLLALAYELEAAQPWAGRKPPVSV; encoded by the coding sequence ATGATGTCCAGACGCCAGGGCCTGACGGCCGCCGCCGCCGCGACGATCGCCGCCGCCGCTTCCAAGGCCGAAGCCAAGCCGGTCACCGCCGCTTCCGCGCCCTGGACGCCCGACGCCGTCGAGATCGCCGGCCGCATCCGACGCAAGGAGGTCAGCGCGCTGGAGGTCACCGAAAAGGCCGTGCGCGACGCCGAGGCGTTGCAGCCCAAGCTTGGCTTCCTGGTCACGCCCGACTTCGACCGCGCCATCGACAAGGCCAAGCGCCTCGACGCGGGAAAGGCCGAAGCGGCCGGCCCATTCGCCGGCGTGCCGTTCCTGGTCAAGGACCTGGACGACTATGTCGGCCTGCCCACCTACAGCGGCTCGCGCGCCATGCTCCGCAACCCGCCGGCCAAGACCCAGGACGGCTATGTCGACTGTTTCGACAAGGCGGGGCTGATCGTCATCGGCAAGTCGTCGACGCCGGAATACGGCTTCCTGCCGACCACCGAGCCCGAGGGTTTCCCGCCGACGCGCAATCCCTGGAACCCCGCCCATTCCAGCGGCGGCTCGTCCGGCGGCGCGGCGGTGGCCACCGCCGCGGGCGTCACCCCCTTCGCCCACGCCAGCGACGGCGGCGGTTCGATCCGCATCCCGGCGTCCAATTGCGGCCTGTTCGGCCTGAAGCCCTCGCGCGGCCGGATGGTGCTGGGCCGGCCCGCCACGCGCGGGATCGACCTGTCGGTCTATCACTGCGTCAGCCACAGCGTCCGCGACAGCGCCACCCTGCTGGCGGCGACCGAGCGCCACGGCGACGACAAGGTCTTCGCCCCCGTCGGCCTGGTGACGGGTCCCGACAAGCGGCGGCTGCGGGTCGGGCTGGTGGTCGAAACCATGCTCGGCGCCCAGCCCCATCCGGAGGTCCGCGCCGCCGCCGAGAACGCCGCCAAGCTGATGCAGTCGCTGGGCCACACCGTCGAGCCGACCACATGGCCGGTGGACGGTCCGGCCTTCGGTCAGGACTTCCTGGCTCTGTGGGCCAGCGGCGCGGCCGAACTGGTCGACGCGGTCGGCAAGGCGATCGGCCGGCGGCCGGACGACAGCCTGCTGGAGCCCTTCACCCTGGCCATGGCCGACCTGGTCGGCCAGATGCCGCCCGACGGCCTGCGGAAGGCCGTGGCCAACCTGACCGCGGCGGGCCAGGCCTATGATCGCTGGTTCGAGCGCTACGACGTGATCGTCTCGCCCGTTCTGGGTCTGCCGCCGGCTCCGCTGGGCTGGGTGACGGGAACGGTCGACATCCCCACCCTGACCGAGCGGCTCAACGCCTATGTGGGCTACACCACCCTGCACAACGTGGCCGGGGCGGCGTCGATGAGCGTGCCCCTGCATTGGACGGCCGACGGCCTGCCGGTGGGCGTCCAGTTCGGCGGGCGAGCGGGGTCGGAGCGGATGCTGCTGGCGCTGGCCTATGAGCTGGAGGCCGCCCAGCCGTGGGCGGGGCGGAAGCCTCCGGTGAGCGTCTGA
- a CDS encoding class I SAM-dependent RNA methyltransferase, with translation MRELRIQAVGAQGDGIAEGSFVPLTLPGELITAEMAGNRGELVEVLEPSPDRVLPPCPHFGVCGGCAFQHWDAKPYLEWKREQIQFQLAREGLETEVLPTFASSPPASRRRVALHARGGKGGARLGFKERRSWNLVKIEECPVTHPKLVAAFPALARLAAPFLEHPKSAPTLHVTLTATGLDIDITGVEAKSGGLSADARVRAAMIAGEHDFARVTMAGEMIYMARQPMVKLGPAVVSLPAGSFLQAVPQAEKAMVEFAVQAAQGASRIVDLFSGVGTFTFRLAEIGGVYAADSSAPAIAALKGAVGTATGLKAITAEARDLTRRPVLSTELNKVDVAVLDPPRAGAFEQHVEIAKSKVARVVGVSCNPATFARDAKILVDAGFRLERVLPVDQFLWSPHIELVGVFSR, from the coding sequence ATGCGTGAATTGAGAATCCAGGCGGTCGGCGCCCAGGGCGACGGCATCGCCGAGGGCTCTTTCGTCCCCCTGACCCTGCCGGGCGAGCTGATCACCGCCGAGATGGCCGGCAATCGCGGCGAGCTGGTCGAGGTGCTGGAGCCCAGCCCCGACCGCGTTCTGCCGCCGTGCCCGCACTTCGGCGTCTGCGGCGGCTGCGCGTTCCAGCACTGGGACGCCAAGCCGTATCTGGAGTGGAAGCGCGAGCAGATCCAGTTCCAGCTGGCCCGCGAGGGGCTGGAGACCGAGGTCCTGCCGACCTTCGCCTCCTCGCCGCCGGCCTCGCGTCGTCGCGTGGCCCTGCACGCCCGGGGCGGCAAGGGCGGGGCGCGGCTGGGCTTCAAGGAGCGGCGCTCCTGGAACCTGGTGAAGATCGAGGAATGCCCGGTCACCCACCCCAAGCTGGTCGCGGCCTTTCCGGCCCTGGCGCGCCTCGCCGCGCCGTTCCTGGAGCACCCCAAGTCGGCCCCGACCCTGCACGTCACCCTGACCGCCACGGGGCTGGACATCGACATCACTGGCGTCGAGGCCAAGAGCGGCGGCCTGTCGGCCGACGCCCGGGTCCGCGCCGCGATGATCGCCGGCGAGCACGACTTCGCCCGGGTCACCATGGCCGGCGAGATGATCTACATGGCCCGCCAGCCGATGGTGAAGCTGGGTCCCGCCGTCGTCTCCCTGCCAGCCGGCAGCTTCCTGCAGGCCGTGCCCCAGGCCGAGAAGGCCATGGTCGAGTTCGCGGTCCAGGCGGCCCAGGGCGCGTCGCGGATCGTCGACCTGTTCAGCGGTGTGGGCACCTTCACCTTCCGCCTGGCCGAGATCGGCGGGGTCTACGCCGCCGACAGTTCCGCCCCCGCCATCGCCGCCCTGAAGGGCGCGGTCGGCACGGCCACGGGCCTGAAGGCGATCACCGCCGAGGCCCGCGACCTGACCCGCCGGCCGGTGCTGTCGACCGAGCTGAACAAGGTCGATGTGGCCGTGCTCGACCCGCCTCGCGCCGGGGCCTTCGAGCAGCACGTCGAGATCGCCAAGTCCAAGGTGGCGCGCGTGGTCGGGGTGTCGTGCAATCCGGCCACCTTCGCCCGTGACGCCAAGATCCTGGTCGACGCCGGCTTCCGCCTGGAGCGCGTCTTGCCGGTGGACCAGTTCCTGTGGTCGCCCCATATTGAGCTGGTCGGGGTGTTTTCGCGCTAG
- a CDS encoding class I SAM-dependent methyltransferase produces MDERSVKSGEPREAIPKVRGAFTLDSASQRAKAAVKAAWWTAAGGVTRALAQPTRGEAKTRFEPQGPPVSAARLRKAYLTAFDKDAADVAAGLYPPVEDGPGNPSEAFRRALDVIADARAVDQRRRRGDGVEVREEPESEGYPNYYRQNFHYQSGGWFTDASARRYEAQVEALFSGAAGAMRRRALSLLARHWRGKDQRGLKVVDLACGSGAFLADLDAAFPRAAIAGLDLSRAYLAAARSRSGRGGVQANAEALPFADASLDAVTCVYLFHELPPRVRPVVAAEIARVLKPGGVLAFADSVQPADEPDLSRLLEAFPAYFHEPYYSTYAQADLPALFGAAGLTVAGRDQAFLTKALLLEKAL; encoded by the coding sequence ATGGACGAGCGATCGGTCAAATCGGGCGAGCCCCGGGAAGCCATCCCCAAGGTCCGCGGCGCCTTCACCCTGGACAGCGCCAGCCAGCGCGCCAAGGCGGCGGTCAAGGCCGCCTGGTGGACCGCCGCCGGCGGCGTGACCCGCGCCCTGGCCCAGCCGACGCGCGGCGAGGCCAAGACCCGGTTCGAACCCCAGGGGCCGCCGGTCTCGGCCGCCAGGCTGCGCAAGGCCTATCTGACCGCCTTCGACAAGGACGCCGCCGACGTCGCCGCCGGTCTCTATCCGCCGGTCGAGGACGGTCCCGGCAATCCGAGCGAGGCGTTTCGCCGGGCCCTGGACGTCATCGCCGACGCCCGCGCCGTCGATCAGCGCCGACGTCGGGGTGATGGCGTGGAGGTGAGGGAGGAGCCTGAAAGCGAAGGCTATCCAAACTATTATCGCCAGAACTTCCACTACCAGTCCGGCGGCTGGTTCACCGACGCCAGCGCCCGTCGCTACGAGGCCCAGGTCGAGGCGCTGTTCTCCGGCGCGGCGGGAGCCATGCGTCGCCGGGCGCTGTCGCTGCTGGCCCGCCACTGGCGGGGCAAGGACCAGCGCGGCCTGAAGGTGGTCGACCTGGCCTGCGGTTCGGGCGCGTTCCTGGCCGATCTGGACGCGGCCTTTCCCCGGGCCGCCATCGCGGGTCTGGACCTGTCGCGGGCCTATCTGGCCGCCGCCCGCAGTCGTTCGGGCCGGGGCGGAGTGCAGGCCAACGCCGAGGCCCTGCCGTTCGCCGACGCCAGCCTGGACGCCGTGACCTGTGTCTACCTGTTCCACGAACTGCCGCCCCGGGTGCGCCCCGTGGTGGCGGCCGAGATCGCCCGGGTGCTCAAGCCCGGCGGCGTGCTGGCCTTCGCCGATTCGGTGCAGCCGGCCGATGAGCCCGACCTGTCGCGGCTGCTGGAGGCCTTTCCGGCCTATTTCCACGAGCCCTATTATTCGACCTACGCCCAGGCCGACCTGCCGGCCCTGTTCGGTGCGGCGGGTCTGACCGTGGCGGGGCGGGACCAGGCCTTCCTGACCAAGGCCCTGCTGCTTGAGAAAGCCCTGTGA
- a CDS encoding TlyA family RNA methyltransferase, translating to MTSTPTYKRADILLVETGLFETRAKARAAIEAGLITADGKVVKKPSEQLESTVKLDGRPPHPWVGRGALKLVHALDLWPIAVAGKIALDVGASTGGFTEVLLERGAAKVYACDVGRDQLNQRLAHHERVVDLSGVDARILDEGYLEEAPGVVVSDVSFISVEKCLPVALDLAEPGSDLVCLIKPQFEAGRDRVGKNGMVKDPAIIADCIASVSAFVEDSGWTINGVAQSPITGGDGQVEHLLWAVKNEA from the coding sequence ATGACCTCTACGCCGACATATAAACGCGCCGACATCCTGCTGGTGGAGACCGGCCTGTTCGAAACCCGCGCCAAGGCCCGCGCCGCCATCGAGGCGGGTTTGATCACCGCCGACGGCAAGGTGGTGAAAAAGCCGTCCGAGCAACTTGAAAGCACCGTCAAGCTGGACGGCCGGCCGCCCCATCCCTGGGTCGGGCGCGGCGCCCTGAAGCTGGTCCACGCCCTGGACCTGTGGCCGATCGCGGTCGCGGGGAAGATCGCCCTGGACGTCGGCGCCTCGACGGGCGGCTTCACCGAGGTGCTGCTCGAGCGCGGCGCGGCCAAGGTCTACGCCTGCGACGTGGGCCGCGATCAGCTGAACCAGCGCCTGGCCCACCACGAGCGCGTGGTCGACCTGTCGGGCGTCGACGCCCGCATTCTCGACGAAGGCTATCTGGAGGAAGCGCCGGGCGTGGTGGTCAGCGACGTCAGCTTCATCTCGGTGGAGAAGTGCCTGCCTGTGGCCCTGGACCTGGCCGAGCCGGGCTCCGACCTCGTCTGCCTGATCAAGCCGCAGTTCGAGGCCGGCCGCGATCGGGTGGGCAAGAACGGGATGGTCAAGGATCCGGCGATCATCGCCGACTGCATCGCCTCGGTCTCGGCCTTCGTCGAGGACTCTGGCTGGACGATCAACGGCGTGGCGCAAAGCCCGATCACCGGCGGCGACGGTCAGGTCGAGCACCTGCTGTGGGCCGTGAAGAACGAGGCCTAA
- a CDS encoding class I adenylate-forming enzyme family protein, which yields MTQAAPAPTPTQAPTAIPWPAMSVKQAYAMITAPGSPGEMDEIEIRGVKTRVWKNCPPTLRETLMMGRTHGDKIYLVHEDERVSFEAFYRAVTVFAAELEAAGVKKGDRVAVIMRNLPEWPVAFYAGLSIGAIMTPLNAWWTGQELEYGLVDSGASVAIMDVERFERLAEHFDNCPDLKRVYVSRSKEDIAHPYVKRLESVIGCPNDWIKLDEKPLSTVALGPEDDATIFYTSGTTGKPKGALATHRAVNSNIFASAAASARGFLRRGEAPPQPDPSLPQKGSLISVPFFHATGCFAVMNPSLFAGAKLAMIRKWDPEKAMQLIQDEKLTQMGGVPTIAWQIIEHPRREEYDLSSLDTVAYGGAPSAPELVRKIKELWPKSSPGNGWGMTETSATATSNSAEDYENRPDSCGPAVPVTDLKIMTLEAPYKELPTGEVGELWCKGPQVVKGYWNKPEATAQTFIDGWVRTGDLARLDEEGFCYIIDRAKDMLIRGGENIYCIEVENLLYEHPAVMDAALVGIEHKTLGEEPAAVVTLKPGAEATEAELRAFVADRLAAFKVPVKVVFWPETLPRNANGKIMKNELKKVFVEG from the coding sequence ATGACCCAGGCCGCGCCCGCGCCGACCCCCACCCAAGCTCCCACCGCCATTCCCTGGCCCGCCATGTCGGTGAAGCAGGCCTACGCCATGATCACCGCGCCCGGCTCGCCCGGCGAGATGGACGAGATCGAGATCCGGGGCGTGAAGACCCGGGTCTGGAAGAACTGCCCGCCCACCCTGCGCGAGACCCTGATGATGGGCCGCACGCATGGCGACAAGATCTATCTGGTCCACGAGGACGAACGGGTCAGCTTCGAGGCCTTCTACCGCGCCGTGACGGTGTTCGCCGCCGAGCTGGAAGCGGCCGGCGTCAAGAAGGGCGACCGGGTCGCCGTGATCATGCGCAACCTGCCCGAATGGCCGGTGGCCTTCTATGCGGGCCTGTCGATCGGCGCGATCATGACCCCGCTGAACGCTTGGTGGACCGGCCAGGAACTGGAGTACGGCCTGGTCGACAGCGGCGCCTCGGTGGCGATCATGGACGTCGAGCGCTTCGAGCGCCTGGCCGAGCATTTCGACAACTGCCCCGACCTGAAGCGCGTCTATGTCAGCCGCTCCAAGGAGGACATCGCCCATCCGTACGTCAAGCGGCTGGAGTCGGTGATCGGCTGCCCCAACGACTGGATCAAGCTGGACGAGAAGCCGCTGTCGACCGTGGCCCTGGGCCCGGAGGACGACGCGACGATCTTCTACACCTCGGGCACGACCGGTAAGCCCAAGGGCGCCCTGGCCACCCACCGCGCGGTCAACAGCAACATCTTCGCCTCGGCCGCCGCCAGCGCCCGCGGCTTCCTGCGACGCGGCGAGGCGCCGCCCCAGCCCGATCCCAGCCTGCCGCAGAAGGGCTCGCTGATCTCGGTGCCGTTCTTCCACGCCACCGGCTGCTTCGCGGTGATGAATCCCTCGCTGTTCGCCGGAGCCAAGCTGGCCATGATCCGCAAGTGGGACCCGGAAAAGGCCATGCAGCTGATCCAGGACGAGAAGCTGACCCAGATGGGCGGCGTGCCGACCATCGCCTGGCAGATCATCGAGCATCCGCGCCGGGAGGAATACGACCTGTCCTCGCTCGACACCGTGGCCTATGGCGGCGCGCCGTCGGCGCCGGAACTGGTGCGCAAGATCAAGGAGCTGTGGCCCAAGTCCTCGCCGGGCAACGGCTGGGGCATGACCGAGACCTCGGCCACGGCCACCAGCAATTCGGCCGAGGACTACGAGAACCGTCCCGACAGCTGCGGCCCGGCCGTGCCGGTCACCGACCTGAAGATCATGACCCTGGAAGCGCCCTACAAGGAGCTGCCGACCGGCGAGGTCGGCGAGCTGTGGTGCAAGGGGCCGCAGGTAGTGAAGGGCTATTGGAACAAGCCCGAGGCCACCGCCCAAACCTTCATCGACGGCTGGGTGCGCACGGGCGACCTGGCGCGTCTGGATGAAGAGGGCTTCTGCTACATCATCGACCGGGCCAAGGACATGCTGATCCGGGGCGGCGAGAACATCTACTGCATCGAGGTCGAGAACCTGCTCTACGAGCACCCGGCGGTGATGGACGCCGCCCTGGTCGGGATTGAGCACAAGACCCTGGGCGAGGAGCCCGCCGCCGTCGTGACCCTGAAGCCCGGCGCGGAAGCCACCGAGGCCGAACTGCGCGCCTTCGTCGCCGACCGCCTGGCCGCCTTCAAGGTGCCGGTGAAGGTGGTGTTCTGGCCCGAGACCCTGCCGCGCAACGCCAACGGCAAGATCATGAAGAACGAGCTGAAGAAGGTGTTCGTGGAGGGGTGA